In one Alphaproteobacteria bacterium SS10 genomic region, the following are encoded:
- the flhB gene encoding flagellar biosynthesis protein FlhB: protein MSDEQDPETKTEEPTEKRLRDSRRKGEVARSQEVNHFMILLGGALFLLTFAPFSINSIYELIGSVFQQAHTLTIDDASVGDILSELVTDVLIALSLPLAMFVIFALISGPMQFGLLFTVEPMAPKLSKISLIKGVKRMFSLSQFVELLKGIVKIAVIGLVAVIIMWPVMETFSAYTGITIGEALAAVYIFALKVAGGALFVMAIIALIDTLYQRYEFTKKMRMTKNEVKDEMKQAEGDPQIKARLRKLRVERSRQRMMTAVPQADVVITNPTHYAIALAYDGTDMEAPQVVAKGQDAVALRIRDLAFEHEVPVVENPTLARTLHAAYEIDDLIQPEHYQAVAEIISYVFQLKRKTVGGQAVAAGAGGPARPPEGSELVDRATATVG, encoded by the coding sequence ATGTCGGACGAACAGGATCCGGAAACCAAGACTGAAGAACCGACCGAGAAACGGTTGCGCGATAGCCGCCGGAAAGGTGAGGTCGCGCGCTCTCAAGAGGTTAACCACTTCATGATCTTGCTGGGCGGTGCGCTGTTTCTGCTGACCTTTGCGCCGTTCTCGATCAACTCGATCTATGAGCTCATCGGCTCAGTCTTCCAGCAGGCCCATACGCTGACGATTGATGATGCGTCAGTGGGGGACATCCTCTCGGAACTGGTCACCGATGTGCTGATCGCGCTCTCGCTGCCGCTTGCCATGTTTGTCATCTTCGCCCTGATCTCTGGGCCGATGCAGTTTGGTCTTTTGTTTACCGTCGAGCCCATGGCGCCAAAGCTCTCAAAGATCAGTCTGATCAAAGGGGTTAAGCGCATGTTCTCCCTCTCGCAGTTCGTTGAACTGTTGAAGGGGATCGTCAAGATTGCGGTGATCGGCCTGGTTGCCGTCATCATCATGTGGCCGGTGATGGAGACGTTCTCGGCCTATACCGGCATCACGATCGGTGAGGCGCTGGCCGCCGTCTATATCTTCGCGCTTAAGGTTGCTGGCGGGGCCCTGTTTGTCATGGCCATTATCGCCCTGATCGATACGCTTTATCAGCGCTATGAATTCACCAAAAAGATGCGGATGACCAAGAATGAGGTGAAGGATGAGATGAAGCAGGCCGAGGGTGATCCCCAGATTAAGGCCAGGCTTCGTAAGCTGCGGGTTGAGCGCTCCCGCCAACGCATGATGACCGCGGTGCCTCAGGCCGATGTGGTTATTACGAACCCGACCCACTATGCGATCGCACTCGCCTATGACGGTACCGATATGGAAGCCCCGCAGGTGGTCGCCAAGGGGCAAGATGCGGTGGCGTTACGAATCCGTGACCTCGCTTTTGAACATGAGGTACCGGTGGTCGAAAACCCAACACTCGCCCGGACCCTCCATGCTGCCTATGAGATCGATGATCTGATCCAGCCAGAGCATTATCAGGCCGTGGCAGAGATCATCTCTTATGTCTTCCAGCTGAAGCGGAAAACCGTTGGTGGGCAAGCGGTTGCGGCCGGTGCTGGTGGCCCAGCCAGACCGCCAGAAGGCAGCGAACTTGTTGATCGGGCAACCGCCACTGTCGGCTAG
- the recA gene encoding recombinase RecA gives MSSALRVVEQDNMDKQKALEAAMSQIERAHGKGALMKLGQREAVEIEAIPTGSLGLDIALGIGGLPKGRVVEIYGPESSGKTTLSLHAVAECQKRGGTAAFIDAEHALDPIYARKLGCDVDELLISQPDAGEQALEIADTLVRSGAVDMLVIDSVAALVPRAELEGEMGDSQPGLQARLMSQAMRKLTGSISRSKCMVIFINQIRLKIGVMFGSPETTTGGNALKFYSSVRMDIRRIGAIKDRDETVGNQTRVKVVKNKLAPPFRQVEFDIMYGEGISKTGELLDLGVKAGVVEKAGSWFSYKDQRIGQGRENARRFLKENVDIANQIEALIRQNAGLVADAMMGLEQPDDDDKADGKDSDGGVAAE, from the coding sequence ATGTCATCAGCATTACGCGTTGTTGAGCAGGATAATATGGATAAGCAAAAGGCGCTGGAAGCAGCGATGTCTCAGATTGAACGGGCCCATGGTAAGGGCGCGTTGATGAAGCTGGGGCAGCGCGAGGCGGTTGAGATCGAGGCCATCCCCACCGGGTCACTCGGCCTTGATATCGCTCTCGGCATTGGCGGTCTGCCAAAGGGCAGGGTGGTTGAGATTTATGGGCCTGAAAGCTCTGGTAAGACCACGCTATCGCTGCACGCGGTTGCCGAGTGTCAGAAGCGTGGCGGCACCGCTGCCTTCATCGACGCGGAACACGCGCTGGACCCCATTTACGCCCGTAAGCTGGGTTGTGATGTTGATGAGCTGCTGATTTCCCAGCCTGATGCTGGTGAGCAGGCGCTTGAGATTGCTGACACGCTGGTTCGTTCTGGTGCAGTCGACATGCTGGTTATCGATAGTGTCGCCGCCCTCGTGCCACGGGCCGAGTTGGAAGGCGAGATGGGCGATAGCCAGCCAGGTCTCCAGGCCCGCCTGATGAGCCAGGCGATGCGCAAACTGACTGGCTCAATCTCCCGCTCAAAATGCATGGTGATCTTCATCAACCAGATCCGCCTGAAGATCGGCGTGATGTTCGGTTCTCCTGAGACCACCACCGGCGGTAACGCGCTGAAGTTCTACTCCTCCGTCCGGATGGACATCCGCCGTATCGGTGCGATCAAGGATCGTGATGAGACCGTGGGTAACCAGACCCGGGTTAAGGTAGTGAAGAACAAGCTTGCCCCACCATTCCGCCAGGTCGAATTCGACATCATGTATGGCGAGGGTATCTCCAAGACCGGTGAACTTCTTGATCTCGGTGTTAAGGCCGGTGTGGTCGAAAAGGCAGGCTCCTGGTTCTCCTATAAGGACCAGCGGATCGGACAGGGGCGTGAGAATGCCCGTCGCTTCCTGAAAGAGAATGTCGATATCGCCAATCAGATTGAGGCGCTGATCCGCCAGAATGCTGGCCTTGTCGCCGATGCCATGATGGGCCTTGAGCAGCCAGATGATGATGATAAGGCTGATGGTAAGGATAGCGATGGTGGCGTTGCCGCCGAGTAA
- the alaS gene encoding alanine--tRNA ligase produces MSQKTASSTNAIRQQFLDFFAAEGHQPVDSSPLVPRNDPTLMFTNAGMVQFKNVFTGAEHRDYSRAVTSQKCVRAGGKHNDLENVGYTARHHTFFEMLGNFSFGDYFKENAIEFAWNLVTRDYGLPKDKLLVTVYSEDDEAYDLWQKVAGLSTDKIIGIPTSDNFWAMGDTGPCGPCSEIFFDHGDHIPGGPPGSPDEDGDRFIEIWNLVFMQFEQVTKEERVNLPKPSIDTGMGLERIAAVLQGKHDNYDIDLMRALIEASADATNTDPDGNRSVSHRVIADHLRATSFLIADGVLPSNEGRGYVLRRIMRRAMRHAHLLGAEEPVIYKLVTALTNQMGDAFPELRRAEALITETLKLEESRFKKTLARGLHLLDQESGKLGDGGVLAGDVAFKLYDTYGFPLDLTQDVLRGVGKTVDTDGFNASMEAQRAEARKAWAGSGDAATETIWFGLREQQGATEFLGYDTEAAEGEIRALIKDGAEVEQLTTGDTGWVVTNQTPFYGESGGQTGDTGVMSGEGSEADVTDTQKKLGDLFCHAVTVKSGTLSKGDAVELNVDATRRSRIRANHSATHLLHEALRRHLGEHVAQKGSLVAPERLRFDISHPKPVSADELVAIEREVNARIRENAAVSTRLMSIDEAMDTGAMALFGEKYGDEVRVVSMGAGEEGSNRPYSIELCGGTHVSQTGDIGALRVVAESAVSAGVRRIEAVTAAEATDLAIDQEKHLLAAAEAVKAQPADLAERVKSLLDERKKLEREVSELRRQLAAAGGAGAASNDDAAKEVAGIAYMGRVLSDLPAKELKPLADQMKQKLGSGVVALVAVSEGKASVVVGVTDDLTGKVSAVDLVRAASAAVGGKGGGGRPDMAQAGGPDGAAADAALSAVEQAISEAAA; encoded by the coding sequence ATGAGCCAGAAAACCGCCAGCAGCACCAATGCCATCCGCCAGCAATTTCTGGACTTCTTTGCAGCGGAAGGCCACCAGCCCGTGGACTCTAGTCCGCTGGTGCCACGCAATGATCCGACGCTGATGTTCACCAATGCCGGCATGGTGCAGTTTAAGAATGTCTTCACGGGCGCTGAGCACCGGGATTACAGCCGTGCGGTCACCAGTCAGAAATGCGTGCGCGCTGGTGGTAAGCACAACGATCTTGAGAATGTCGGCTACACGGCCCGTCACCATACCTTCTTTGAGATGCTGGGTAACTTCTCCTTCGGTGACTACTTCAAGGAGAACGCGATTGAGTTCGCCTGGAACCTCGTCACCCGGGACTATGGCCTGCCAAAGGATAAGCTTCTGGTCACGGTCTATTCGGAGGATGATGAGGCCTATGACCTTTGGCAGAAGGTCGCGGGCTTAAGCACCGATAAGATTATCGGCATTCCAACCTCAGATAATTTCTGGGCCATGGGCGATACCGGCCCTTGCGGTCCGTGTTCCGAAATCTTCTTTGATCACGGTGATCATATCCCCGGTGGCCCTCCGGGTAGCCCGGATGAGGATGGTGATCGGTTCATTGAGATTTGGAACCTGGTCTTCATGCAGTTTGAGCAGGTGACCAAGGAAGAGCGGGTCAACCTGCCCAAGCCATCGATCGATACTGGCATGGGGCTCGAGCGGATTGCCGCCGTCCTCCAAGGCAAGCACGACAATTACGACATTGACCTGATGCGGGCGCTGATTGAGGCCTCCGCCGATGCGACCAACACGGATCCCGATGGGAATCGCAGCGTGTCGCACCGGGTGATCGCAGACCACCTACGCGCGACCAGCTTCCTGATTGCAGATGGTGTCCTGCCTTCCAATGAAGGGCGCGGTTATGTTCTGCGGCGGATCATGCGCCGCGCTATGCGCCACGCCCATTTGCTGGGGGCTGAGGAGCCGGTGATCTATAAGCTGGTGACGGCGCTGACCAATCAGATGGGCGATGCCTTCCCAGAGCTACGCCGCGCCGAGGCACTGATCACCGAGACGCTGAAGCTTGAGGAAAGCCGGTTCAAGAAGACCCTAGCCCGTGGCCTGCACCTTCTGGATCAAGAGAGCGGCAAGCTGGGTGATGGCGGTGTCCTCGCCGGTGATGTGGCGTTCAAGCTTTACGACACCTATGGCTTCCCGCTTGATCTGACCCAGGACGTGCTGCGCGGTGTTGGTAAGACCGTGGACACCGATGGCTTTAATGCCTCGATGGAAGCACAGCGCGCTGAGGCCCGTAAGGCCTGGGCCGGTTCCGGCGATGCCGCGACCGAGACCATCTGGTTTGGCCTGCGTGAGCAGCAGGGAGCGACCGAGTTCCTCGGCTATGACACCGAAGCTGCTGAAGGTGAGATCCGCGCCCTGATTAAGGATGGCGCAGAGGTTGAGCAACTTACCACCGGTGATACTGGCTGGGTCGTTACCAACCAAACCCCATTCTATGGCGAGAGCGGCGGTCAAACCGGCGACACCGGTGTGATGAGCGGTGAAGGAAGTGAAGCGGACGTCACCGATACCCAGAAGAAGCTGGGCGATCTGTTCTGCCATGCGGTCACTGTTAAGTCGGGCACCCTGTCCAAGGGTGATGCCGTTGAGCTGAATGTCGATGCCACGCGCCGTAGCCGCATTCGTGCCAACCACTCTGCTACCCATCTGCTGCATGAGGCATTACGCCGCCATCTGGGTGAGCATGTGGCCCAGAAGGGTTCCCTCGTAGCGCCTGAGCGGCTGCGCTTCGATATCTCGCATCCAAAGCCAGTGAGTGCTGACGAGCTCGTCGCCATTGAGCGTGAGGTGAATGCCCGTATTCGTGAGAATGCGGCGGTTAGCACCCGGCTTATGTCGATTGATGAGGCGATGGACACTGGCGCCATGGCGCTATTCGGTGAGAAATACGGCGATGAGGTTCGCGTCGTCTCCATGGGGGCGGGCGAGGAGGGCTCAAACCGCCCATACTCAATCGAGCTTTGCGGCGGCACCCATGTGTCCCAGACCGGCGATATCGGTGCGCTGCGGGTGGTGGCGGAAAGTGCCGTCTCTGCTGGTGTGCGCCGGATTGAGGCCGTAACAGCCGCTGAGGCGACCGACCTTGCCATTGATCAAGAGAAGCATCTGCTCGCTGCCGCTGAGGCGGTGAAGGCCCAACCGGCCGACCTCGCTGAGCGGGTTAAGTCACTCTTGGATGAGCGTAAGAAGCTAGAACGGGAAGTGAGCGAACTTCGCCGTCAGCTGGCCGCCGCAGGTGGTGCCGGTGCCGCGTCCAATGATGATGCGGCGAAGGAAGTGGCGGGCATTGCCTATATGGGCCGGGTCTTAAGCGATCTGCCAGCCAAGGAACTCAAGCCGCTGGCGGATCAGATGAAGCAGAAGCTTGGCTCTGGTGTTGTGGCGCTGGTCGCGGTCAGTGAGGGTAAGGCCTCGGTCGTTGTCGGTGTTACCGATGATCTGACCGGCAAGGTGAGCGCCGTTGATCTGGTCCGTGCGGCCTCTGCCGCGGTTGGTGGTAAGGGCGGCGGTGGTCGTCCCGACATGGCCCAGGCCGGTGGCCCAGATGGTGCCGCCGCGGACGCTGCATTAAGCGCGGTTGAGCAAGCGATCAGCGAAGCCGCAGCCTAA